A region of Lycium barbarum isolate Lr01 chromosome 3, ASM1917538v2, whole genome shotgun sequence DNA encodes the following proteins:
- the LOC132632435 gene encoding protein virilizer homolog: MGRPEPCVLFAHTFLHPQLDEYVDEVLFSEPVVVSACEFLEQNATSACSSLKLVGATSPPSFALEVFVQCEGETRFRRLSQPFLYSHSSSNVLDVEAIVTNHLVVRGSYRSLSLVVYGNTTEDLGQFNIDVDLDGSLANTVRVVQGDLEDLPPALRPNNLSTEQTLSSLKSLSLKSIPRDIPLELRQLLQLVLKMMESPKFGLVKNKVLTSLLSVASIYATPCFPSMPTMQEQLGLDKLVCNQEVQLAIAEAKKELLEMHNSFTFEPGDQSTEFATDAMLVEFEIETAAPKQLLDSLSHYFKFGSSPDDAAHRELSKRENMVLCLTLALLVSSARESCYHFVNCGGMEQLGYAFSSSLQKSNALKLLHLGVIEQATRYSVGCEGFLGWWPHEDENIPSGTSERYNQLLKLLLHNQRHDVASLATYILHRLRFYEVSFRYECSILSVLGGLSGSVQATSATMDILANAKLQLKNLLKLISSSGPIEDPSPVACAIKSLVLGDGGQLSFNSTSDLITRSSCCFSNNDMDQHLLSLLKERGFLPLSAALLSSSALWSDTAGTVDLFVDIVSYFEAIVLSLLSTRSGLIFLGRDPEVATTIIHALRGTDNWKKEESISLRHASVLISKGFFCHPRDVALIIEMHLKAINAIDCLATSSPDSEDLLWIVWQLCGLARSDCGRQALLALVHFPEALSALIAILHSVRELDPVSPNSGASPLNLAIFHSTAEIFEVIVSDSSASSLGSWIGHAKELHRVLHSSSPGSSKKDAPARLLDWIDASVVYHRSGAIGLLRYTAILASGGDAHMASTSLLASDGMDVDNVIGDSSYTDGNIIENLLGKRITEKDFPGVVLRDSSVVQLTTAFRILAFISDNSAVTAALYDEGAVMVIHAVLINCRLMLERSSNIYDYLVDEGTECNSTSDLLLERNREQTLLDLLIPCLVLLINLLQKLKEAKEQHRNTKLVNALLQLHREVSPKLAACAADVSYPYPSFALGFQAACDLLVSALACWPVYGWTPGLFHFLLDSLHATSMLALGPKEICSLLCILNDLFAEEGVWLWENGTPTLSVLRTLAVRTLLGPKKEKEINWFLQDGLREKLLGQLKPHLGKLAQIILCCSTSTLVVIQDMLRVFIIRIACISSDNASVLLRPMVLWIGDRLSEKLPLCDLDAYKIQRLLSFLSLLLEHPHGKRLFLKEGGLQMLIKVLEMCLAAASSDAKQLPQKGFSLISWCLPVFKSIRLLNECKASLQTPGIVERHVPEDMTAEESCLLLSLLLKFSKVLPAGKEMLSCLLALRLFWSSAKGKDTLLSLCLNVQSSSIEEQELEKQFENGINRDFTLDWKERPPLLCCWETLLRTPASKDDPPTYTVQGIGVLSSGALSFCMDGESVNMERVTAVKYLFGFDNDNVAMDGLVEESIESIEEFVNLLKSSDSSFLPVLEKTSLDQIKESARSLMLLLHKPTGTVKADDIVSSILFPSPTGTPCSSKIHAIVDGGTERIEDYDLNEFGDKFSWECPENLRDRLTQTSLTSKRKISSMEGPNRRARGDNASAENAIQGAFPRGSVPTTVPSGPTRRDTFRQRKPNTSRPPSMHVDDYVARERSADGSNNPNVIAVPRIGSTSGRPPSIHVDEFMARQRERQNPPGIMVTDSAAVQEKTALPENKTDAEKSSKSRHLKSDPDDDLQGIDIVFDAEESEPDDKLPFPQPDDNLHQPASVVIEQNSPRSIVEETESEVNETSHFSQLGTPVASNADENTQSEFSSRMSVSRPELPLVREPSISSERKFNDQYEDTKNFPPKTSTAFASPATAVSSSVGAFAFTKSSPSSVQAAVDSRMPPNFYSRSTGQQSGVTPTVGSQGYFDQKLQPPLPPTPPPATMSSFLSQSADRIVNQSSQFVSSMIDAQPHLPPGFHVQPEYLSAGASATVTSSPMPDSKFGRTSLSSPGGSVRPLPPLPPTPPPYTISLSNLSSLKNPISQTPVYNQSVGTYELQQTSLAASDVRLGNLSASGPILTTYPPPPLAPPLLFNRHGSVPVSPYGSSSAPYHNEKLPSISQHLPSIHSTPSLTQLQPLQPPQLPRPPQHLRPLVPPSPQSEQSVPLLQSPLHMQMQMQSPQMLHQAQVSPAHVYYQTQQQENVSHSLQQQQIEHSRIQVPQQHGDIVTQQLDSGVSLQEFFRSPEAIQSLLSDRDKLCQLLEQHPKLMQMLEERLGHL; encoded by the exons ATGGGTCGACCGGAACCGTGTGTGCTCTTTGCCCACACTTTTCTCCACCCTCAACTTGACGAGTATGTTGACGAG GTGTTATTTTCGGAGCCGGTTGTCGTCAGTGCTTGCGAGTTTCTTGAACAGAATGCCACTTCCGCATGTTCTTCACTCAAGCTCGTGGG GGCCACTTCACCACCCTCATTTGCTTTGGAAGTTTTTGTCCAATGCGAGGGAGAGACAAGGTTTAGGCGTCTAAGTCAGCCTTTCCTGTATTCCCATTCTTCATCAAATGTGCTTGATGTTGAG GCAATTGTTACCAATCATTTGGTTGTACGAGGCAGCTATCGAAGCCTTAGCTTGGTTGTGTATGGAAACACTACCGAAGATCTTGGCCAATTCAACATAGATGTTGATTTAGATGGCTCTTTGGCTAATACTGTTCGTGTTGTTCAGGGAGACCTTGAAGATCTCCCACCTGCATTGCGTCCAAATAATCTCTCTACTGAGCAAACATTGTCTTCTTTGAAATCGTTGTCTTTGAAAAGTATTCCTCGGGATATTCCTCTCGAGCTCAGGCAGTTATTACAACTTGTTCTTAAAATGATGGAATCACCAAAATTTGGACTTGTGAAAAATAAGGTTCTTACTTCTTTATTATCAGTGGCCTCAATCTATGCCACTCCTTGCTTTCCTTCTATGCCTACAATGCAAGAGCAACTTGGGCTGGATAAGTTGGTTTGTAATCAAGAAGTTCAACTTGCAATTGCTGAAGCCAAAAAGGAGCTTTTGGAGATGCATAATAGCTTTACTTTTGAACCTGGTGACCAGTCTACTGAATTTGCAACTGATGCTATGTTGGTTGAATTTGAAATTGAGACTGCTGCTCCAAAGCAACTGCTGGACTCCTTAAGCCACTACTTTAAATTTGGTAGTAGTCCTGATGATGCTGCTCATCGTGAGCTTTCAAAG AGAGAGAACATGGTTCTCTGTTTGACTCTGGCTCTTTTAGTGTCTTCTGCAAGAGAAAGCTGCTATCACTTTGTCAACTGTGGTGGCATGGAGCAGCTTGGTTATGCTTTTTCTAGTAGCTTGCAGAAGTCTAATGCTCTCAAATTGCTGCACCTTGGAGTTATTGAACAGGCAACTCGCTATTCAGTTGGCTGCGAAGGTTTCCTTGGATGGTGGCCTCATGAGGATGAGAATATTCCTTCTGGTACCAGTGAGAGATACAATCAATTGTTGAAGTTACTATTGCACAATCAGCGGCATGACGTAGCCTCTCTTGCCACTTATATACTTCATCGTTTGCGGTTTTATGAAGTTTCTTTCAGATATGAG TGCTCCATATTGTCTGTCCTGGGAGGTCTTTCTGGCTCTGTCCAGGCTACAAGTGCCACGATGGATATACTTGCCAATGCTAAACTTCAACTCAAGAACCTTTTG AAATTAATAAGTTCCTCTGGCCCAATTGAAGATCCTTCTCCGGTGGCGTGTGCAATTAAATCTTTAGTTCTTGGTGATGGTGGACAATTATCATTTAATTCAACCAGTGACTTGATTACTCGATCAAGTTGTTGCTTTTCTAACAATGACATGGatcaacatttgctttcccttcTGAAG GAGAGGGGTTTCCTCCCTTTGTCTGCTGCTCTATTGTCATCTTCTGCTTTATGGTCTGACACAGCCGGCACGGTGGACTTGTTTGTGGATATTGTATCATACTTTGAGGCcattgttctttctcttctttctacTCGCTCAG GGTTGATATTTCTTGGTCGTGACCCTGAAGTTGCCACTACAATAATTCATGCCTTAAGGGGTACTGATAATTGGAAGAAGGAAGAGTCCATTTCCCTTCGACATGCATCTGTCCTAATATCCAAGGGTTTCTTTTGTCATCCACGCGATGTTGCACTGATCATTGAGATGCATTTGAAGGCA ATCAATGCCATAGATTGTTTAGCGACATCAAGTCCAGACTCTGAAGATTTGTTGTGGATAGTATGGCAGCTCTGTGGTCTTGCCAG ATCTGATTGTGGTCGCCAAGCTTTGTTGGCTCTGGTTCATTTCCCCGAG GCTCTTTCAGCTTTAATTGCGATACTACATTCAGTCAGGGAATTGGATCCAGTTTCCCCAAATAGTG GAGCTTCACCTTTGAACCTAGCTATCTTCCACTCTACGGCTGAAATTTTTGAGGTCATTGTTTCGGACTCAAGTGCATCTTCTTTGGGGTCTTGGATTGGACATGCTAAAGAACTTCATAGAGTCTTACATTCCTCCTCCCCAGGATCCAGCAAAAAAGATGCTCCTGCTAGGCTTTTGGACTGGATTGATGCTAGTGTGGTGTACCACAGGAGTGGAGCAATTGGTCTTTTACGCTATACTGCTATCTTAGCTTCTGGAGGAGATGCTCACATGGCCTCAACAAGTCTTTTGGCATCTGATGGCATGGATGTTGATAATGTCATTGGGGATTCTTCCTACACTGATGGTAATATCATAGAGAATTTGCTTGGGAAACGCATCACTGAGAAGGATTTTCCTGGTGTTGTACTTCGTGACTCATCAGTTGTTCAACTGACAACAGCCTTTCGAATTTTGGCTTTTATTTCTGATAATTCG GCCGTCACTGCTGCTCTTTATGATGAAGGCGCTGTCATGGTTATCCATGCTGTTTTGATCAACTGCAGGCTCATGCTTGAGAGGTCCTCAAACATATATG ATTACCTAGTTGATGAGGGTACAGAATGCAATTCAACTTCAGATTTATTACTGGAACGTAATCGTGAACAGACCCTCCTTGATTTACTAATTCCCTGTCTGGTGCTGTTGATTAATCTATTGCAGAAGCTAAAG GAAGCTAAGGAGCAGCACAGGAATACTAAACTAGTAAATGCTCTTCTACAGTTGCACAGAGAAGTGAG TCCGAAGTTAGCTGCCTGTGCAGCAGATGTATCCTATCCTTACCCCAGTTTTGCACTTGGGTTTCAAGCTGCTTGCGATCTTCTAGTGTCTGCGTTAGCCTGTTGGCCAGTTTATGGTTGGACTCCTGGCCTTTTTCATTTCCTCCTAGATAGTCTTCATGCAACTTCGATGTTGGCGTTGGGTCCCAAGGAAATCTGTAGTCTGCTTTGCATATTG AATGACTTATTCGCAGAGGAAGGGGTCTGGCTTTGGGAAAATGGAACACCCACATTGAGTGTCCTGAGAACCTTGGCTGTGAGGACATTATTAGGACCTAAGAAGGAGAAGGAGATTAATTGGTTCTTGCAGGATGGACTACGGGAGAAGCTTCTTGGCCAGTTGAAACCACACTTGGGCAAACTCGCGCAGATTATCCTTTGTTGCTCCACCAGT ACATTGGTGGTCATCCAAGACATGCTGCGAGTGTTCATTATTCGTATTGCATGTATAAGCAGTGATAATGCTTCAGTACTTCTACGGCCAATGGTATTGTGGATTGGTGATCGTCTTTCTGAAAAATTGCCATTGTGTGATTTGGATGCTTACAAG ATCCAGCGATTGCTCTCCTTTCTGTCTCTACTATTAGAGCACCCACATGGAAAG CGGTTATTCTTGAAGGAGGGTGGACTTCAGATGCTAATCAAGGTTCTAGAAATGTGTTTAGCAGCTGCTAGCTCAGATGCAAAACAGTTACCTCAGAAAGGGTTTTCACTTATTAGTTGGTGTCTCCCTGTATTCAAGTCCATTCGACTACTTAATGAGTGCAAAGCTTCTCTGCAAACCCCGGGAATAGTTGAGAG ACACGTCCCTGAAGATATGACTGCTGAAGAAAGTTGCTTGCTTTTGTCTTTGCTCCTTAAATTTTCCAAG GTCCTGCCTGCTGGGAAAGAAATGCTTTCATGCTTGCTAGCTTTGAGATTATTTTGGTCATCTGCCAAAGGAAAAGATACTCTGCTTTCGCTTTGTCTGAATGTTCAGTCCTCTAGCATTGAGGAGCAGGAATTGGAGAAACAATTTGAAAATGGTATAAACCGTGACTTCACTCTTGACTGGAAGGAGCGTCCTCCATTGCTATGTTGCTGGGAAACTCTGTTAAGGACACCTGCTTCAAAGGATGATCCACCTACTTATACTGTTCAGGGCATTGGGGTATTATCCTCGGGTGCCTTGTCTTTCTGCATGGATGGGGAAAG TGTGAACATGGAGAGAGTTACTGCAGTCAAGTACCTCTTCGGGTTTGACAATGACAATGTTGCCATGGACGGGCTTGTTGAAGAGAGCATTGAATCTATAGAGGAATTTGTAAATTTGTTGAAGTCAAGTGACAGTTCCTTCTTACCTGTATTGGAGAAGACTTCTTTGGACCAG ATCAAGGAGTCAGCAAGATCATTAATGCTTCTTCTGCACAAACCTACTGGCACAGTTAAGGCAGATGATATAGTGAGCAGTATTCTTTTTCCTTCACCAACTGGTACACCGTGTTCCTCAAAGATACACGCCATAGTAGATGGTGGTACTGAAAGGATTGAGGATTATGATTTAAATGAATTTGGAGACAAGTTTTCATGGGAGTGCCCAGAAAATTTGCGTGATAGGTTGACACAGACAAGTCTTACTAGTAAAAGGAAGATCTCCTCAATGGAAGGGCCAAATAGGCGTGCCAGGGGAGATAATGCCTCGGCTGAGAATGCCATACAGGGTGCATTCCCACGGGGATCTGTACCTACCACTGTCCCTTCAGGTCCTACTCGCAGGGACACTTTCCGCCAACGCAAGCCAAACACGAGCAGACCTCCTTCTATGCATGTAGATGACTATGTTGCAAGGGAAAGAAGTGCAGATGGATCTAATAATCCTAATGTAATAGCAGTCCCACGAATAGGATCTACTAGTGGTAGACCCCCATCAATTCACGTTGATGAATTCATGGCTCGGCAAAGAGAACGCCAAAATCCTCCAGGGATCATGGTTACTGATTCGGCTGCTGTACAAGAGAAAACAGCACTACCTGAAAACAAAACAGATGCGGAGAAGTCAAGCAAATCTCGGCATTTGAAGTCTGATCCAGATGATGATCTCCAGGGAATAGATATCGTATTTGATGCAGAGGAATCTGAACCTGACGATAAACTGCCTTTTCCTCAGCCAGATGATAATCTTCACCAACCTGCATCAGTAGTTATTGAACAAAACTCTCCTCGATCAATTGTTGAAGAGACAGAAAGCGAGGTGAATGAAACGAGCCATTTCTCTCAGCTGGGTACACCTGTGGCCTCAAATGCTGATGAAAATACCCAAAGTGAATTTTCTTCTAGGATGTCGGTTTCTCGTCCTGAGCTTCCATTGGTTCGAGAACCTAGTATTTCTTCGGAAAGGAAATTCAATGATCAGTACGAGGACACGAAAAATTTCCCACCTAAAACCTCCACTGCGTTTGCTTCTCCTGCAACAGCAGTTAGTTCTAGTGTAGGTGCTTTTGCGTTTACAAAGTCTTCGCCATCATCTGTACAGGCAGCTGTTGATTCTCGAATGCCACCTAACTTCTATTCTAGATCTACTGGACAGCAAAGTGGAGTTACTCCAACTGTTGGTTCCCAGGGATATTTTGACCAGAAACTGCAGCCACCATTACCACCAACTCCGCCTCCTGCGACAATGTCATCTTTCTTGTCTCAAAGTGCAGATCGTATTGTAAACCAATCTTCTCAATTTGTTAGCTCTATGATAGATGCCCAGCCTCATTTACCACCAGGCTTCCAT GTTCAACCTGAGTACTTATCAGCTGGTGCTTCAGCCACTGTGACCTCCAGTCCTATGCCAGATTCAAAGTTTGGTCGGACATCACTTTCTTCACCTGGAGGATCTGTTAGGCCTCTTCCACCACTTCCTCCAACACCGCCCCCATATACAATTAGCCTTTCTAATTTATCCTCGTTAAAAAATCCAATTTCCCAGACTCCAGTTTATAATCAAAGTGTTGGAACTTACGAGCTTCAGCAGACTTCCCTTGCTGCGAGTGATGTTCGATTAGGTAACCTTTCAGCATCTGGTCCCATTCTAACAACTTATCCTCCACCTCCATTAGCACCTCCCTTGCTATTCAATAGACATGGATCAGTGCCTGTCAGTCCTTACGGAAGTAGCTCAGCTCCATATCACAATGAAAAGCTCCCTAGTATCTCACAGCATCTTCCTTCAATTCACTCTACACCATCTCTCACCCAGCTGCAGCCACTCCAGCCCCCTCAACTTCCTCGTCCTCCACAACATCTTAGACCACTTGTTCCACCTTCACCCCAGTCAGAGCAAAGTGTTCCTTTGCTACAAAGCCCCCTACACATGCAAATGCAAATGCAGTCACCACAGATGTTGCATCAAGCTCAAGTTTCTCCAGCTCATGTGTACTACCAGACCCAACAACAGGAGAATGTCTCACATTCGTTACAACAGCAACAAATAGAACATTCTCGCATTCAAGTTCCGCAGCAGCATGGTGATATTGTCACCCAGCAATTAGATTCTGGGGTGTCGTTACAAGAGTTTTTTAGATCTCCAGAAGCTATTCAG TCGCTCTTGAGTGACCGTGACAAACTCTGCCAGCTATTAGAACAACATCCAAAGTTGATGCAAATGCTTGAG GAGAGATTGGGCCACCTCTAA